The region TGATGAGTTCAAAACCTCTGACCTGATTGGTAATCAAACGGGCTATACCCGCAAGAAAGTTGTGGACAACTTTATCCATAGCGTCATCAAGGTAGAGGATGAATTGCGACAGAATTGGGTTGATTCTCGCCTGACACTTGCTTGCCGAGAGGGGTTTACGCTGGTGTATGACGAGTTCAACCGCTCCCGTCCGGAGGTGAACAACGTATTGCTATCAGCACTGGAGGAAAAACTGCTGGTGCTGCCACCAAGCAATAATCGCAGCGAGTATCTCCGGGTCAATCCTCATTTCCGCGCGATTTTGACTTCTAATCCAGAGGAATACGTAGGGGTTCATGAAACTCAAGATGCGTTGATGGATCGGATTATTACCATCAACATTCCAGAACCGGATGAATTGACCCAGCAAGAGATTTTGGTGCAGAAGACAGAGTGCGATCGCGTCAGTGCTATGCTGATTGCCCGATTAGTGCGCGCATTTCGAAGTAAGACTGGAGCCGAAAAATCTTCTGGGTTGCGAGCGTGCTTGATGCTGGCAAAAATTTGTCAGGAGCACGAAATCTTGGTGGCGGCTGAAAATGCTGAGTTTCGAGATGTTTGCGCTGATATTCTGCTGTCTCGTGCTGGTATTTCACTGGAAGATGCCACTAAAGCCCTTTGGGAAGTGCTGAACGAAATTGTACGAGATGGGTTTGGCGACATTCCGGTGATGACATCCTCTATGCCTGCTCCTCCGCTAGCTCAAGCAACAAATGGAGCATTATCTACCGCAGAAATTGCCCAAAACCTGGCGGCGTTAGAAGCGGATGCCAAAGCAACTCAACCCAAAGCTGCACGGAAAACCAGCATGGCAACAGCAGCACCTGAAAACGCCAAGACTGAAAGTGCCAACGGTACTGCCATTCCACATGAACAAGCGATCCTAGATTATCTGCGCCAAACGAAGGGAGCTAAACTCGCAGAACTGGAAAAAGCACTGAAACTTGATCGCGTGCAGTCAGTGGATGCGCTACGCCTGTTGGTAGAGCAAGGCAAGGTTGAGCAACGCTATCGACTCTATGTGTTGAAGGAGGAAGCATAATGACCACAGCGACATCCACTAGGGTTCCTGCTTCTACGAAAGATTCTGCCAGAGCCATCCAAACTTCCACGATGGGGTCTACTCTGGCAGACGTGCTAGAGCGTGTGTTAGACAAGGGCATCGTTATTGCTGGCGATGTTTCGGTTTCCGTTGCGAATACTGAGCTGTTGAATATTCGCATTCGTTTGCTGATTTCATCGGTAGACAAGGCCCGCGAGATTGGGATCAACTGGTGGGAAAATAATCCCCACTTCAGTGCTCAGACTCAAAACTTGCTGGAGGCAAATCGCCTATTGCAAGAGCGAGTAGAGAGTTTGGAAGCAGAACTGCGATCACTGCGATCGCTGCCTTCTAATCAAACTAAGAGTCCAGCTGATCTATCGCTCGACTCTTTTAGTCAGGAACTGTTGGGTATTTGAAAGCAGATGCGATCGCTCCATCTCCCGCTAAATCCAGCACAATGAGGGTTAGAACTTTCAGCGAATCAACTGAGTGTCTTCCGAACTTCCTGTTCATGCTGTCCCCAATTCCTCCAAAGCCAGCAAAGAGGCTGGACTCGCTCCCCTCTTGCTCACGGTAGTGGAGTTGATTCGGCAATTGATGGAAGCCCAGATTATCCGCCGTATGGAGGCAGGAGAACTTAGCGATGAAGACCTTGATCGCGCCTCTGAAAGCTTACGGAAACTGGAGGAACAGGTCATCCAAATTTGTGAAATGTTTGAGATTGACCCGAAAGATTTGAACATTGACTTGGGGGAAGTGGGGTCATTGTTACCTCAAAACGGCAGCTACTATCCAGGCGAAAAATCCTCCAGTCCCACCATCCTAGAACTGCTTGATCGCCTCCTGAATACAGGCGTTGTGTTGCAAGGCGAAGTGGATCTGGGTCTGGCAGAGATTGATCTGATTCATGCCAAGCTACAGTTGGTATTAACTTCCAAACCTATTTGAAATCCACAAGGGCGACCACACGTCCCATTTCTAAAACTATTCTGACGCTGGCAGACCTTGAGAGTCGGTTCAACCGGTTGCCCAACCCCCGACCTCGATTTCTTTTTGGAATGGGTTCTAGATTTATCGGATTAATTAAGGCGTACTAACTTCTTCGGCAACTGCCAGATTAATCGTGTAGTCCACCGGGTTTTTAGAGCTTGGGACAACTACAATTTCGTAATAGCCTGATTCAGTTAATTTACCAGTCCAGGTAGTTTTACGAGAGTCTTCCAGCAAGGCGGGAGAGTTGCCTGTGGGCGGATAGAGCGACAAATAAACTGACTCTGCTGCCGCTTGAAGCTGGAGTTGCAGGGTTTGGTTGGCGGCTAAATTCGCGATGTAAGCCTTGCCTTGACCCGGTTGCAATGTACCACTGATGCGATCGCTAAAGTTGCCTGATGGAAATTCAATTTTCTGTAATGCCCTGCCAGACTGCACTGCAACAAATTGATCGGCTGAAATTGCTTGCCACACTTGCCCCATCAGTTGGTTCAGCAGATTCTCACCTCTAGATTGTTCTGGAAACAGATGGAAAAAGGCGGCATCTGCCAGATCGTTCAACGCTCGTCCACTCAGGTTAAATTGACTCACCGCATTCTGGCGATCGCGAAGATTGGCTTCCGTGTACTGTCCCAGCCGCGATCTAGATTCTGGGCTAATCTGTTCCAACCGATCTAGATACTGTAAAGCGATCTCATCCCAGGATTTCCGTAAATCTGCATCTGCTGCATCCATACTGAGCTTACGTCCGTTCATCTCTGGATGTCTGGCATAAAAGGACTGATTCACCAGTTCGACGAAGAAAGCATTATCAATGCCCGACTGTTGCCGTCGTGTATCAATTTTCTGTTTGCGTTCCTGTTCCGCTTTAGAAAAAGCTGGTTCCTGCGGTGCAGGGGTGGTTGGCTTTGGAGATGGCTTGGTTGGCGATGGTTTGATAATCTCTGGTAATTGAGCCTTCAACGCTGGACCAATCCACTTCACACCAGCCCACCAACCAGCCCCAATCATCCCTACCAGCAGCATCGTTGCCACGAGTACCCCTCTTCCCTTCTGTTGTCGAGGTCTGGCAACAGGCGGCACCGCCACAGGCTGGGTTAAGCCTTTTGGAGCAACGGCGATCGTAGCAGGGTCAGGAGCATAAGCTGGAATCGGTGTTCCAGGTTGAGCATAGGCTGGATTCGTATTACTTCCAGGCAAAGTTTGGGATAGCGAATATCCTGCTCCCCTTAGAGCTTGCTCTACCTCTTGAGCGGATTGGTAGCGCTTGTGGGGATAGGGATCCATCATGCGTGCCAGGATCGTGATCAGGCTAGAGCGTAAAGAGACTTCTTGCCGCCATTGATGCCGATTCAATGAACCATTACGGTTGAAAAGTACTTCTGGTTCTTTGCCTGTAAACAGCACTAGTACTGTGACGGCCAGGGCATATAAATCACTATGAGGATAGACCTCTCCCAGTTCTAGTTGTTCAGCCGGAGCGTAGCCAACCTTACCTAAGCGAGTGACTTTTTCAGGCTGGGTTAGCGTTGTCACGGGACGACTGGCAGAAATTACTTTTGCGGCAACCTGTTTTACACCACCAAAATCAATCAAAACTGGCAGCCCATCCGGCGATCGCTGGATCAGGTTATCAGGGGAAATGTCTCGGTGAATCACCCCAAGCGAATGGATGTAACTCAATACAGGCAATAGCTGTAGCAGTAAATGTCCTACTTCTGCCTCAGAAAAGGGTTGTCCTTGTTGCAAGCGAGTTTTTAGCACCTCGTAGTAGGTTTCACCTGCTACATAGTCCTGTACTAAAAAAATGCGTTCTTGCCCTTGCCACTCGGCTCGAAACATTTCCCGAAAGCGAGGAATTTGAGAATGCTGAAGCTGATAAAGAATGCCTGCTTCTCGGGCAAACAGTTCCTCTGCTTTTTGCAACTCTTCATGTCCCTGCACCTGGGGAGCAAATTCTTTTAGCACACAGGGTTC is a window of Leptolyngbyaceae cyanobacterium JSC-12 DNA encoding:
- a CDS encoding Gas vesicle protein (IMG reference gene:2510097323~PFAM: Gas vesicle protein); amino-acid sequence: MTTATSTRVPASTKDSARAIQTSTMGSTLADVLERVLDKGIVIAGDVSVSVANTELLNIRIRLLISSVDKAREIGINWWENNPHFSAQTQNLLEANRLLQERVESLEAELRSLRSLPSNQTKSPADLSLDSFSQELLGI
- a CDS encoding gas vesicle protein GvpN (IMG reference gene:2510097322~PFAM: AAA domain (dynein-related subfamily)~TIGRFAM: gas vesicle protein GvpN); this translates as MTTILRASPRRFVSTPSIERIVTRALRYLQSGFSVHLRGPAGTGKTTLAIHLADLLARPMMLIYGDDEFKTSDLIGNQTGYTRKKVVDNFIHSVIKVEDELRQNWVDSRLTLACREGFTLVYDEFNRSRPEVNNVLLSALEEKLLVLPPSNNRSEYLRVNPHFRAILTSNPEEYVGVHETQDALMDRIITINIPEPDELTQQEILVQKTECDRVSAMLIARLVRAFRSKTGAEKSSGLRACLMLAKICQEHEILVAAENAEFRDVCADILLSRAGISLEDATKALWEVLNEIVRDGFGDIPVMTSSMPAPPLAQATNGALSTAEIAQNLAALEADAKATQPKAARKTSMATAAPENAKTESANGTAIPHEQAILDYLRQTKGAKLAELEKALKLDRVQSVDALRLLVEQGKVEQRYRLYVLKEEA
- a CDS encoding serine/threonine protein kinase (IMG reference gene:2510097325~PFAM: Protein kinase domain); translation: MTLYCSQGHFNTSDSRFCRLCGEVLLITGTKANSATEQLLGWRYRVVSQLGQGGFGRTYLAEDTNRFDEPCVLKEFAPQVQGHEELQKAEELFAREAGILYQLQHSQIPRFREMFRAEWQGQERIFLVQDYVAGETYYEVLKTRLQQGQPFSEAEVGHLLLQLLPVLSYIHSLGVIHRDISPDNLIQRSPDGLPVLIDFGGVKQVAAKVISASRPVTTLTQPEKVTRLGKVGYAPAEQLELGEVYPHSDLYALAVTVLVLFTGKEPEVLFNRNGSLNRHQWRQEVSLRSSLITILARMMDPYPHKRYQSAQEVEQALRGAGYSLSQTLPGSNTNPAYAQPGTPIPAYAPDPATIAVAPKGLTQPVAVPPVARPRQQKGRGVLVATMLLVGMIGAGWWAGVKWIGPALKAQLPEIIKPSPTKPSPKPTTPAPQEPAFSKAEQERKQKIDTRRQQSGIDNAFFVELVNQSFYARHPEMNGRKLSMDAADADLRKSWDEIALQYLDRLEQISPESRSRLGQYTEANLRDRQNAVSQFNLSGRALNDLADAAFFHLFPEQSRGENLLNQLMGQVWQAISADQFVAVQSGRALQKIEFPSGNFSDRISGTLQPGQGKAYIANLAANQTLQLQLQAAAESVYLSLYPPTGNSPALLEDSRKTTWTGKLTESGYYEIVVVPSSKNPVDYTINLAVAEEVSTP
- a CDS encoding Gas vesicle protein,Gas vesicle protein K (IMG reference gene:2510097324~PFAM: Gas vesicle protein K; Gas vesicle protein), which produces MSSELPVHAVPNSSKASKEAGLAPLLLTVVELIRQLMEAQIIRRMEAGELSDEDLDRASESLRKLEEQVIQICEMFEIDPKDLNIDLGEVGSLLPQNGSYYPGEKSSSPTILELLDRLLNTGVVLQGEVDLGLAEIDLIHAKLQLVLTSKPI